In Alkalihalobacterium alkalinitrilicum, a genomic segment contains:
- a CDS encoding DUF1405 domain-containing protein — MMLYFLFIINFFGTIYGYYWYKDQLAATPTHFLLFVPDSPTASLFFLFVLVAFIAGRNVPLLEALAAVTLIKYGLWAVAMNIGAGVTGSQLGWQNYMLIASHLGMALQAIFFLPYYRIKGWHLVLVAFWTLHNDIIDYVYHMHPYVSWSLQPYIHHIGYFTFWLSIFSLMIVFWFGVRDERFKLTLR, encoded by the coding sequence ATGATGTTATACTTTTTATTTATTATTAATTTCTTTGGGACGATTTACGGTTACTATTGGTATAAAGATCAACTGGCAGCTACACCAACTCATTTTTTGTTATTTGTCCCTGATAGTCCAACAGCAAGTCTTTTTTTCTTATTTGTATTAGTTGCTTTTATTGCGGGGAGAAATGTTCCCCTCCTAGAGGCATTAGCAGCTGTTACACTAATTAAGTATGGATTATGGGCCGTCGCGATGAATATTGGTGCAGGTGTAACAGGTTCTCAATTAGGGTGGCAAAATTATATGCTTATCGCATCTCATTTAGGAATGGCGTTGCAAGCTATTTTTTTCTTACCTTATTATCGAATAAAGGGGTGGCACCTTGTGCTCGTTGCTTTTTGGACATTACATAATGATATCATTGATTATGTGTATCATATGCACCCTTATGTTTCATGGAGTCTTCAACCATACATACATCACATCGGCTATTTCACGTTTTGGCTGAGCATCTTTTCTTTAATGATTGTTTTTTGGTTTGGTGTAAGAGATGAGCGATTCAAGCTAACGCTACGGTAA
- a CDS encoding menaquinol-cytochrome c reductase cytochrome b/c subunit, protein MHRGKGMKFVGDSRVKDMQHRKPNIPKDYSEYPGKTEAFWPNFLLKEWMVGAVFLIGYLCLTVAHPSPLERMADPTDAGYIPLPDWYFLFLYQLLKYEYAAGNFTVIGAIVIPGLAFGALLLAPWLDTGKERKPSKRPVATGLMLLAVIATIYLTWESVDQHDWEAAAQQGAIIEHEIDDTAQGYEIYASQSCIGCHGNQLEGGSAGYALIETGLTVDEIKDIVINGRGAMPPGLFDGTDEELEILAKYIENDGQADE, encoded by the coding sequence ATGCATCGTGGTAAAGGGATGAAGTTTGTTGGTGACTCTCGTGTTAAAGATATGCAACACAGAAAGCCCAACATTCCGAAAGACTACTCTGAATACCCAGGGAAAACGGAAGCGTTTTGGCCAAACTTCCTTCTAAAGGAATGGATGGTAGGTGCGGTATTTTTAATCGGTTATTTATGTTTAACTGTTGCCCATCCGTCTCCATTAGAACGTATGGCTGATCCAACGGACGCAGGTTATATTCCGCTTCCTGACTGGTATTTCTTATTCTTATATCAATTATTAAAATATGAATATGCTGCTGGTAACTTTACAGTTATTGGTGCAATCGTCATTCCTGGTTTAGCGTTTGGTGCTTTATTATTAGCTCCATGGTTAGACACTGGAAAAGAAAGAAAACCATCTAAACGTCCTGTTGCTACTGGCTTAATGCTTTTAGCGGTTATTGCAACAATCTATTTAACTTGGGAATCTGTCGACCAACATGACTGGGAAGCAGCTGCTCAACAAGGTGCAATCATTGAACATGAAATCGATGATACAGCTCAAGGTTACGAAATTTATGCCTCACAATCGTGTATCGGCTGTCATGGTAACCAATTGGAAGGTGGATCTGCTGGTTACGCTTTAATAGAAACAGGCTTAACTGTTGATGAAATTAAAGATATCGTAATCAACGGACGTGGAGCAATGCCACCGGGATTGTTCGATGGTACGGATGAAGAACTTGAAATCCTTGCTAAGTACATCGAAAACGATGGACAGGCGGACGAATAA
- the qcrB gene encoding menaquinol-cytochrome c reductase cytochrome b subunit — MLQKIYDWVDERLDITPMWRDIADHEVPEHVNPAHHFSAFVYCFGGLTFFVTVIQILSGMFLTMYYVPDIINAYHSVAYLQNEVAFGVIVRGMHHWGASLVIVMMFLHTLRVFFTGSYKKPRELNWVVGVLIFFVMLGLGFTGYLLPWDMKAYFATVVGLQIAEATPIIGGFAKTLLAGGEIIGAATLTRFFAIHVFFLPGALLGLLGAHFFMIRKQGISGPL, encoded by the coding sequence ATGTTACAAAAAATTTATGACTGGGTTGATGAGCGTCTCGATATTACACCAATGTGGCGTGATATCGCGGATCACGAAGTGCCTGAGCATGTTAACCCTGCCCATCACTTTTCAGCATTTGTTTATTGCTTTGGTGGGTTAACATTTTTCGTCACAGTCATCCAAATTTTATCTGGTATGTTTTTAACAATGTATTATGTACCAGATATTATTAATGCTTATCATTCCGTTGCATACTTACAAAATGAAGTAGCTTTCGGTGTAATCGTTCGTGGAATGCATCACTGGGGAGCTAGTTTAGTAATCGTAATGATGTTCTTACATACGTTACGTGTATTCTTTACAGGATCATATAAGAAACCTCGTGAATTAAACTGGGTTGTCGGAGTACTTATTTTCTTCGTCATGTTAGGACTTGGTTTCACAGGTTATTTACTACCTTGGGATATGAAAGCATATTTTGCAACTGTTGTAGGTTTGCAAATTGCTGAAGCAACACCAATTATTGGTGGATTTGCGAAAACTTTACTTGCTGGGGGAGAAATTATTGGTGCAGCAACGTTAACGCGATTCTTTGCAATCCATGTCTTCTTCTTACCAGGTGCTCTTTTAGGGTTACTAGGAGCTCACTTCTTCATGATTCGTAAACAAGGTATTTCTGGACCGTTGTAA
- a CDS encoding ubiquinol-cytochrome c reductase iron-sulfur subunit, which yields MSEKDHKVSRRQFLTYTLTGVGGFMAAGMIMPMARFALDPALKVGAEGDFVAVAQVDEITNEPQRFNFTFEQVDAWYTSEVTRNAWIFRQGDEIVALSPVCTHLGCTVDWNTNPDYQNQFFCPCHFGRFELDGTNVAGTPPTRPLDVYDLEVRDGTIYLGRPIRRG from the coding sequence GTGAGTGAGAAAGATCATAAAGTATCAAGACGTCAATTTTTAACGTATACGCTTACAGGTGTTGGCGGTTTTATGGCTGCAGGTATGATTATGCCTATGGCTCGTTTTGCGTTAGACCCTGCTTTAAAAGTTGGAGCTGAAGGGGATTTTGTTGCAGTTGCACAAGTAGATGAAATTACAAATGAACCACAAAGATTTAACTTTACGTTTGAACAGGTTGATGCTTGGTATACTTCAGAAGTAACAAGAAACGCATGGATCTTCAGACAAGGTGATGAAATCGTTGCGTTATCACCAGTTTGTACGCATTTAGGCTGTACGGTTGACTGGAACACAAATCCAGATTATCAAAACCAATTCTTCTGCCCATGCCATTTCGGTCGATTTGAGTTAGATGGTACGAACGTTGCTGGAACACCGCCAACACGACCACTTGATGTGTATGACTTAGAAGTTAGAGACGGTACGATTTATTTAGGTAGACCAATTCGAAGAGGATAG
- a CDS encoding YpiF family protein: MKWLAREMDTYLQAKEYVDTAIVPLIPINWENEIKSTVAMGEFISIISSELERQFQGRVIEFPPFTYLKSESDGKFERLKSWEKALKENDISHIIFITSDFEWEQAKQELTETLIWLPSIPLEHMDHKHKVEVVEGQIKQLIPFLTNKWQNR; this comes from the coding sequence ATGAAGTGGTTAGCACGAGAAATGGATACTTATTTACAAGCAAAAGAGTATGTGGATACGGCTATCGTACCTTTAATCCCGATTAACTGGGAAAATGAAATTAAATCTACGGTAGCGATGGGTGAGTTTATTTCGATTATTTCTAGTGAATTAGAACGTCAATTCCAAGGTAGAGTGATTGAGTTTCCGCCGTTTACATATTTGAAAAGTGAAAGTGATGGTAAGTTTGAACGGTTAAAAAGTTGGGAAAAAGCACTTAAAGAAAATGATATTAGCCATATTATTTTTATTACCTCTGATTTTGAATGGGAACAAGCCAAGCAAGAATTAACAGAAACCTTAATCTGGCTCCCTTCTATTCCTTTAGAACATATGGATCACAAGCATAAGGTAGAGGTTGTAGAAGGCCAAATTAAACAGCTGATTCCCTTTTTGACAAACAAGTGGCAGAATCGGTGA
- a CDS encoding ReoY family proteolytic degradation factor translates to MSSTISVYEKKEFLRWFLNAYQLKRRECAWLLNYLISDENLMEKVHFVERAEFCPKALIISTTDVDHVPFCFHKHKHVTMDAEKAFHDIRLNNTEEVYIQLNFSNAKTNPHYVAVLEDNPYIPENQMATADALLAEIFLDKALASFREKQWYEEMNEALDNKDEETFNQLINKKK, encoded by the coding sequence ATGAGCAGCACAATTTCAGTATATGAGAAAAAAGAGTTTTTACGTTGGTTTCTTAATGCTTACCAGTTGAAACGAAGAGAATGTGCATGGCTTTTAAATTACTTAATAAGTGATGAAAATTTAATGGAGAAAGTCCATTTTGTTGAAAGAGCTGAATTTTGTCCGAAAGCATTAATTATTTCTACAACTGATGTCGATCATGTACCATTTTGTTTTCATAAGCACAAACATGTAACGATGGATGCGGAAAAAGCGTTTCACGATATTCGATTGAATAATACAGAGGAAGTTTATATTCAGTTGAACTTTTCAAATGCAAAAACGAACCCACATTATGTAGCAGTTCTTGAAGATAATCCATATATTCCAGAAAATCAAATGGCGACAGCTGATGCACTATTAGCGGAAATCTTCCTTGATAAAGCGTTAGCTTCATTTAGAGAAAAACAATGGTATGAAGAAATGAATGAAGCCTTAGATAATAAAGACGAAGAAACATTTAATCAATTAATAAATAAAAAGAAATAA
- a CDS encoding tetratricopeptide repeat protein produces MGKIIEAVKKIESGQVDQGLAQLAELENTSNHETKFELAEAYYSLGHLEKVKKIINDLLLLYPDEGELYTFYAELLIDLGQEDEAIEMLLEVNDDDPVYVRSLLLLADLYQMQGLDEVAEQKLLKAIEKAPDEPIVSFGLGDFYLDRGDFQKSLPHLKKAYYANVKLEEMNIALRLAEAYSGTGEYEEALKFYAEGLDQQLDIHAIFNYGYTAYQIEKYELAIDQFTTLKELDSEFSSVYPYLAKCFEALHRYEDAIKVINEGLAVDQFNEELYVHGGKLSFKMNNRDKGEEYLREVIAINPSHFEAVRTLAGFLKHEGRYEDLIDLVEHLKDIGEGDPALTWYEAVARYENDEMDKAKECFEAVKEDFTEDVDFLEEYGKFLMENGERNESLTLFKKAITLDESRLNIKELINYIEEDL; encoded by the coding sequence ATGGGAAAAATTATTGAAGCCGTAAAAAAAATAGAAAGTGGTCAAGTAGATCAAGGACTCGCACAATTAGCAGAACTTGAGAATACGAGTAACCATGAGACTAAATTTGAATTAGCAGAAGCATATTATTCGTTGGGGCATCTAGAAAAAGTAAAAAAAATTATCAATGATTTATTACTACTATATCCTGATGAAGGTGAACTCTATACATTTTATGCAGAGTTGTTAATTGATTTAGGCCAAGAGGACGAAGCGATCGAAATGCTTCTTGAGGTTAATGACGATGATCCGGTTTATGTAAGATCGCTATTATTGTTAGCTGATTTATATCAAATGCAAGGACTAGATGAAGTTGCTGAACAGAAGTTGTTAAAGGCTATTGAGAAAGCTCCAGATGAACCGATTGTGTCTTTTGGGCTTGGTGATTTTTACTTAGATAGAGGAGATTTTCAAAAGAGTCTACCTCATTTAAAAAAGGCTTATTATGCGAACGTGAAGCTAGAAGAGATGAATATTGCTTTACGTTTAGCTGAAGCCTATAGTGGTACAGGTGAATATGAAGAAGCATTAAAATTTTATGCTGAGGGCCTAGATCAACAATTAGATATTCATGCTATTTTTAATTATGGATATACAGCGTATCAAATTGAGAAATATGAACTTGCAATTGACCAGTTTACCACTTTAAAGGAACTTGACTCAGAGTTCAGCAGTGTGTATCCTTACTTAGCAAAATGTTTTGAAGCTCTCCACCGCTACGAAGATGCGATCAAGGTTATCAATGAGGGGCTTGCGGTTGATCAATTTAACGAAGAATTATACGTACATGGTGGAAAGTTAAGCTTTAAAATGAATAATCGAGATAAAGGGGAAGAATATTTAAGAGAGGTCATTGCGATTAACCCTAGCCATTTTGAAGCTGTCCGAACATTGGCAGGATTTTTGAAACATGAAGGGCGCTATGAAGACCTAATTGACTTGGTTGAACACTTAAAAGATATCGGTGAAGGAGACCCAGCTTTAACATGGTATGAAGCGGTCGCTCGTTATGAAAATGATGAAATGGATAAAGCAAAAGAATGTTTTGAAGCTGTAAAAGAAGATTTTACAGAAGATGTTGACTTTCTAGAGGAATATGGTAAATTCTTGATGGAGAACGGTGAACGTAATGAAAGTTTGACATTGTTCAAAAAGGCAATCACATTGGATGAATCACGATTAAATATTAAAGAACTAATCAATTATATAGAAGAAGATCTCTAA
- the aroA gene encoding 3-phosphoshikimate 1-carboxyvinyltransferase, which yields MNKVEKVTAGLNGTIKVPGDKSISHRAVMFGAIANGTTTIEGFLPGEDCLSTIACFQKLGVHIDAQGDKVKVDGNGWSGLTEPTEILDVGNSGTTTRLMLGILATRPFHSVVIGDASIGKRPMSRVTNPLREMGALIDGRNNGNLTPLSIRGGTTRGIAYSSKVASAQVKSSILLAGLQSEGVTSVTEPELSRDHTERMLQAFGVEVERDGLTVSVKGGQELTGQHVIVPGDISSAAFFLVAGAIVPNSHIVLKNVGINPTRTGIIDVLRKMGASLELMNEKETNGEPVADIVISTSELKGCEIGGDIIPRLIDEIPVIAVLATQAQGKTVIRDAEELKVKETNRIDTVVSELKKLGAKIEATDDGMVIEGPIQLNGNTVNSHGDHRIGMAMAIAGCIANSSVTVEKSEAIAVSYPNFFEHINSLQ from the coding sequence GTGAATAAAGTAGAAAAAGTAACTGCTGGCCTAAATGGAACCATTAAAGTACCAGGAGATAAATCCATTTCTCACCGTGCTGTTATGTTTGGAGCGATCGCAAATGGAACGACAACAATAGAAGGTTTCCTTCCAGGTGAAGATTGTTTAAGCACCATTGCCTGCTTTCAGAAGTTAGGTGTTCATATTGATGCCCAAGGTGACAAGGTTAAAGTTGACGGTAATGGTTGGAGCGGGTTAACGGAACCTACTGAAATTCTCGATGTAGGTAATTCAGGAACAACGACGAGATTGATGCTAGGGATTTTAGCTACACGTCCTTTTCATTCTGTCGTGATTGGTGATGCTTCTATTGGTAAACGGCCGATGTCAAGAGTAACAAATCCATTACGAGAAATGGGTGCATTGATTGATGGTCGTAATAATGGCAATTTGACTCCTTTATCGATCCGTGGTGGCACGACAAGGGGGATTGCATATTCTTCTAAAGTGGCAAGTGCTCAAGTCAAATCTTCCATTTTACTCGCTGGTTTACAGAGTGAAGGTGTAACGAGTGTGACTGAGCCAGAATTATCCCGTGATCATACAGAACGGATGCTTCAAGCTTTCGGTGTTGAGGTGGAAAGAGATGGGCTAACAGTATCGGTAAAAGGTGGACAAGAGTTAACAGGACAACATGTTATTGTACCTGGAGATATTTCTTCTGCGGCGTTTTTTTTAGTGGCAGGTGCCATTGTTCCAAATAGTCATATTGTACTTAAAAATGTTGGAATTAATCCGACGCGGACAGGAATTATTGATGTCCTTCGAAAAATGGGTGCTAGTCTTGAATTGATGAATGAAAAGGAAACGAACGGTGAACCTGTTGCTGACATTGTAATTTCCACATCTGAGCTTAAAGGGTGTGAAATTGGTGGAGATATTATTCCGAGATTAATCGATGAAATTCCAGTCATTGCAGTATTAGCAACACAAGCGCAAGGGAAAACAGTTATTCGTGATGCTGAAGAACTAAAAGTAAAAGAAACGAATCGAATTGATACGGTTGTTAGTGAATTAAAAAAATTAGGCGCAAAGATAGAAGCAACAGATGATGGAATGGTTATAGAAGGTCCTATCCAACTCAACGGAAATACCGTTAATAGTCATGGAGATCATCGAATCGGTATGGCAATGGCGATTGCAGGGTGTATTGCTAACAGTAGTGTTACTGTTGAAAAAAGTGAGGCAATTGCCGTATCATATCCTAATTTTTTTGAACATATTAACAGCTTACAATAA
- a CDS encoding prephenate dehydrogenase encodes MEKRKVFVIGLGLIGGSIALAIKREHDVHIVGYDINEQQVKMGFSLKVIDDAVDTIRDGVKNADLIILATPVTKTEQLLEDLSNYELKPGAIITDVGSTKKRIFQSATCLIEKDVTFIGGHPMAGSHKSGVEAARAHLFENAFYILTPVADTNMTKVIQLQNWLKGTRARFIEMSPEQHDRLAGAISHFPHIVAASLVHQVAKIEEEDPLVSRLAAGGFRDITRIASGSPVMWRDILIHNKDSLMDLLDKWQEEMNYVRVLIEQGEDEKIHEYFDHAKKFRDGLPIHKKGAIPAFYDLYVDIPDHPGVISDVTGILAKENISITNIRIIETREDIMGVLRLSFRSNEDREKAETSLKYHLYETNVME; translated from the coding sequence GTGGAGAAACGTAAAGTATTTGTAATCGGTCTAGGATTAATAGGAGGTTCTATTGCATTAGCGATAAAAAGAGAGCACGATGTTCATATTGTCGGATACGATATAAATGAACAGCAAGTGAAAATGGGGTTTTCATTAAAAGTTATTGATGATGCAGTAGATACAATTCGAGATGGTGTGAAAAATGCAGATTTAATCATACTAGCAACCCCCGTTACGAAAACAGAGCAGTTATTAGAGGATTTATCCAACTATGAATTGAAACCTGGTGCGATAATAACAGATGTTGGGAGTACTAAAAAAAGAATTTTTCAAAGTGCAACATGTCTTATAGAGAAAGACGTAACCTTTATTGGTGGTCATCCAATGGCAGGCTCGCATAAAAGTGGTGTGGAAGCGGCAAGAGCTCATTTATTTGAAAATGCTTTCTATATTCTAACCCCGGTAGCCGATACGAATATGACAAAAGTCATTCAGTTGCAAAATTGGCTAAAAGGAACGAGGGCTAGATTTATTGAGATGTCTCCTGAACAGCATGATCGACTTGCTGGTGCGATTAGCCACTTTCCGCACATCGTTGCCGCTAGTCTTGTCCATCAAGTGGCGAAAATTGAAGAAGAAGATCCGTTAGTATCAAGACTAGCTGCTGGAGGGTTTCGAGATATTACCAGAATTGCATCTGGCAGTCCTGTGATGTGGCGTGATATTCTCATTCATAATAAAGATAGCTTAATGGACTTATTAGATAAATGGCAAGAAGAGATGAATTATGTTCGTGTGCTCATTGAACAAGGAGAAGATGAGAAGATCCATGAGTATTTCGACCATGCGAAAAAATTTCGTGATGGTTTACCAATTCATAAAAAAGGTGCAATCCCAGCGTTTTATGATTTATATGTAGATATTCCCGATCATCCTGGGGTGATTTCGGATGTTACAGGTATATTAGCGAAAGAAAATATAAGTATAACTAACATTCGTATTATCGAAACGAGAGAAGATATTATGGGAGTCCTTAGACTCAGTTTTCGTTCTAACGAGGATCGAGAAAAAGCAGAGACGAGCTTAAAATATCATCTGTATGAAACTAATGTAATGGAGTGA
- the hisC gene encoding histidinol-phosphate transaminase → MKAKQQVIGLPAYKPGKPIEEVKRELGLERVVKLASNENPFGASKKVAEAISSLAGNTAIYPDGYAAELRNKVADFLCVQPEQLVFGNGSDEVIQLLCRTFLTPNTNTVTADPTFSQYKLNAVIEGAEVREVPSIDGVHDLDAMLEAIDENTRIVWVCNPNNPSGTYVNEEAFKSFLARVPKGVLVVSDEAYYEYVTASDFPETIPLLDQYKNLIVLRTFSKAYGMAALRIGFGVANAEVISLIEPVRPPFNTTTFAHAAAIAALDDQQFIKDCYEKNVEGIKQYIQFCEKYNLKYYPTQTNFLLIDFGINGDEIFDFLLKKGYIVRSGNALGFPTCARITVGSQEENAGIIHELSVWLEERKVNSIG, encoded by the coding sequence TTGAAAGCAAAACAACAAGTGATTGGACTCCCTGCCTATAAGCCAGGAAAACCGATTGAGGAAGTAAAACGAGAGTTAGGCTTAGAGCGAGTGGTAAAACTCGCGTCAAATGAAAACCCCTTTGGTGCTTCAAAAAAAGTAGCAGAAGCAATTTCTAGCCTTGCAGGAAATACCGCTATTTATCCTGATGGTTATGCAGCAGAACTTCGAAATAAAGTGGCTGATTTTTTATGTGTACAACCTGAACAACTTGTATTCGGAAACGGTTCTGATGAAGTCATTCAATTACTTTGTCGAACATTTTTGACTCCAAACACTAATACGGTAACGGCTGACCCTACTTTTTCACAATATAAATTAAATGCCGTAATTGAAGGCGCTGAAGTTCGCGAAGTTCCATCTATTGATGGTGTTCATGATCTAGATGCGATGCTTGAAGCTATTGATGAAAATACAAGAATTGTTTGGGTGTGTAATCCGAATAATCCGTCTGGTACATATGTAAATGAAGAAGCCTTTAAATCGTTTTTAGCTCGTGTTCCTAAAGGAGTTCTCGTTGTTTCAGATGAGGCTTATTATGAATATGTGACAGCTTCAGATTTCCCTGAGACGATACCATTACTTGACCAATATAAGAATTTAATTGTTTTACGTACGTTCTCCAAAGCGTATGGCATGGCAGCTCTACGAATTGGCTTTGGTGTAGCTAACGCCGAGGTGATTTCTTTAATTGAGCCTGTACGTCCGCCGTTTAACACAACAACATTCGCGCATGCTGCTGCGATTGCAGCATTAGACGATCAACAATTCATAAAGGATTGTTATGAAAAAAATGTAGAGGGTATCAAACAATATATTCAATTTTGTGAGAAATATAACTTGAAATATTACCCTACTCAAACCAACTTTCTTTTAATTGATTTCGGTATTAATGGTGATGAAATTTTTGATTTTCTCTTGAAAAAAGGGTATATTGTTCGATCAGGAAATGCGCTCGGATTCCCGACATGTGCAAGAATTACAGTGGGAAGTCAGGAAGAAAATGCAGGGATTATTCATGAGCTTTCAGTTTGGCTTGAAGAAAGAAAAGTGAACTCTATAGGCTAG
- the trpA gene encoding tryptophan synthase subunit alpha produces the protein MTVRFQQYVRKQDQPLFIPFIMAGDPTPEITIEIALTLQEAGAHAIELGIPYSDPLADGPVIQRAAKRALAQQMSLKKALELVPIMREKGLEIPVIAFTYYNPVLQFGEEEFMEKAKECQVDGLLVPDIPFEESEELAQLCKKNELQFISLVAPTSKQRIERIAKNAQGFIYCVSSLGVTGVRNEFHPKVYEFLEEVRKNSTVPVVVGFGVSNNEQVQQLQPHCDGVIVGSAIIREIESVESQLNDEKLRKDGLLHIKTFVLSLISS, from the coding sequence ATGACGGTCCGATTTCAACAATACGTTCGTAAACAAGATCAACCACTTTTTATACCGTTTATTATGGCTGGAGATCCAACCCCAGAAATTACTATTGAAATAGCATTAACACTTCAAGAAGCAGGAGCACATGCAATTGAACTAGGTATTCCTTATTCGGATCCTCTTGCAGACGGGCCAGTTATCCAACGAGCAGCAAAGCGAGCGCTAGCTCAGCAAATGTCACTTAAAAAAGCTTTAGAACTCGTGCCGATCATGCGTGAAAAAGGATTAGAAATCCCAGTTATTGCGTTTACGTATTATAATCCTGTTCTTCAATTCGGTGAAGAGGAGTTTATGGAAAAGGCGAAAGAATGTCAGGTTGATGGTCTATTAGTACCTGATATACCATTTGAAGAAAGTGAAGAACTCGCACAATTATGTAAGAAAAACGAATTGCAATTTATTTCGTTAGTAGCTCCGACCTCAAAACAGCGTATTGAAAGGATTGCGAAAAATGCACAAGGTTTCATTTACTGTGTATCTTCCTTAGGAGTAACAGGGGTTAGAAATGAATTTCACCCAAAAGTATATGAATTTCTTGAGGAGGTAAGAAAAAATAGTACGGTTCCAGTTGTTGTTGGATTTGGTGTATCCAATAATGAACAAGTACAACAACTTCAACCTCATTGTGATGGAGTCATAGTCGGTAGTGCGATCATCCGTGAGATAGAAAGTGTAGAGTCACAACTTAATGATGAAAAATTAAGAAAAGATGGACTTTTGCATATAAAAACGTTTGTCCTTTCACTCATTTCATCGTAA
- the trpB gene encoding tryptophan synthase subunit beta yields MIAKYPDERGRFGPFGGKFVPETLMNAIEELERALDEALQDPSFFEEYHHHLQEYAGRETPLTYAENISKELGGAKIYLKREDLLHTGAHKLNNAIGQALLAKRMGKKKIVAETGAGQHGVATATIAARFGLECKVFMGEEDIERQKLNVFRMELLGAEVIPALSGSKTLKDATNEAIRYWVGNAEDTFYLIGSVVGPHPYPKMVREFQRIIGDESKKQMLAVEGRLPDEIVACVGGGSNAIGMFYPFLNDDVKLIGVEAAGKGVTTNQHAATITKGTRGVIHGSLTYLLQDENGQIIEPYSISAGLDYPGVGPEHAYLASIERASYEAVTDDEALQALKKLSLSEGIIPAIESAHALAKAFERAKQLSSDSVILVCLSGRGDKDVHTLMKVERGDQG; encoded by the coding sequence ATGATCGCAAAATATCCAGATGAACGAGGAAGATTTGGTCCATTCGGTGGCAAATTTGTTCCTGAAACGTTAATGAATGCAATAGAAGAGTTAGAGAGAGCACTAGATGAGGCTTTACAAGATCCATCATTTTTTGAAGAGTATCATCATCATTTACAAGAGTACGCAGGACGAGAAACTCCTTTAACATACGCTGAAAATATTTCAAAAGAATTAGGTGGAGCAAAAATTTATTTGAAGCGAGAAGACTTACTTCACACAGGGGCACACAAATTAAATAATGCGATTGGGCAAGCGCTTCTTGCAAAACGAATGGGAAAAAAGAAAATTGTTGCAGAAACTGGCGCGGGTCAACATGGTGTTGCGACAGCAACGATTGCAGCACGTTTTGGATTAGAATGTAAAGTGTTTATGGGGGAAGAAGATATCGAAAGGCAGAAGTTGAATGTGTTTCGAATGGAGTTACTTGGTGCTGAAGTCATTCCAGCTTTGTCAGGAAGTAAAACGCTAAAAGATGCAACTAATGAAGCGATCCGTTATTGGGTTGGGAATGCTGAAGATACTTTCTATTTAATTGGCTCAGTTGTTGGGCCACATCCTTATCCGAAAATGGTACGAGAATTTCAAAGAATTATAGGTGATGAATCGAAAAAGCAAATGCTAGCAGTTGAAGGACGTTTGCCAGATGAGATAGTCGCATGTGTAGGAGGCGGAAGTAATGCGATAGGAATGTTCTACCCGTTTCTTAATGATGATGTAAAGCTCATTGGCGTAGAAGCTGCAGGCAAAGGGGTAACGACTAATCAACATGCTGCAACAATAACGAAAGGAACGAGAGGTGTTATTCACGGCTCGCTTACGTACTTGCTCCAAGATGAAAATGGTCAGATAATTGAACCATATTCGATATCCGCAGGGCTTGATTATCCAGGAGTTGGGCCAGAACACGCATATTTAGCGAGTATTGAACGAGCATCTTATGAGGCTGTGACGGATGATGAAGCACTTCAGGCTTTGAAAAAATTATCTTTATCTGAAGGGATCATTCCTGCGATTGAAAGTGCTCATGCGTTGGCGAAAGCGTTTGAACGTGCAAAACAATTATCGAGTGATTCTGTAATTCTCGTTTGTTTATCTGGTCGAGGAGATAAAGATGTTCATACATTAATGAAAGTAGAGCGAGGTGATCAAGGATGA